A window from Toxoplasma gondii ME49 chromosome IX, whole genome shotgun sequence encodes these proteins:
- a CDS encoding hypothetical protein (encoded by transcript TGME49_266700~Signal peptide predicted by SignalP 2.0 HMM (probability 0.999) with cleavage site probability 0.953 at residue 24) encodes MAGKRVRGAVCLGCIAALATSCEAAFQGTSISSNFFGTPFPDPLQYFLRANHFLSPASIADPFGFLSRATPSDMFRALTENYRMATAMPEQFVRAAADAAALLTMQQYEHVQGKEQPVGSHESTSFASTPSRGFFIPGMPFYPANWMPAKSMFPLAENPNDWFMNFLFVLWAAHHPTETAHYVKLAKSSKYPGWDHALDESGSLSGSQESVSYENQFTRHQKTSQPATH; translated from the coding sequence ATGGCTGGAAAGCGCGTACGTGGGGCCGTGTGCCTCGGCTGCATCGCCGCCTTGGCGACTAGTTGTGAAGCAGCTTTCCAGGGCACCAGCATATCGTCGAACTTTTTTGGCACTCCCTTCCCTGATCCGCTGCAGTATTTCCTCCGGGCAAACCACTTTCTTTCGCCGGCTTCCATTGCTGATCCTTTTGGATTCCTGTCTCGGGCCACCCCGAGCGACATGTTTCGAGCACTCACAGAAAACTACAGGATGGCTACGGCTATGCCAGAGCAATTTGTCCGGGCGGCAGCTGATGCCGCGGCTCTGTTGACGATGCAGCAATATGAGCACGTCCAAGGTAAAGAGCAGCCTGTTGGTTCACATGAAAGTACATCGTTTGCTTCAACACCATCTCGCGGTTTCTTTATTCCTGGGATGCCGTTCTATCCGGCGAACTGGATGCCGGCTAAATCAATGTTTCCGCTCGCTGAAAACCCTAACGACTGGTTCATGAACTTCCTTTTTGTTCTATGGGCTGCCCACCACCCAACGGAAACGGCGCACTATGTGAAGCTCGCGAAGAGTAGCAAATATCCTGGCTGGGACCACGCGCTTGATGAATCAGGTTCCCTTTCGGGATCCCAGGAGAGTGTCAGTTACGAGAATCAGTTCACGCGACACCAGAAGACCTCACAACCTGCGACCCATTGA